From one Sphingomonas xanthus genomic stretch:
- the queF gene encoding preQ(1) synthase, protein MTMTPKHLGQSSALPASPEEAVLDYVPNPRAGQLYLVRFAAPEFTSLCPVTGQPDFAHLVIDYAPMESIVESKSLKLFLGSFRNHCGFHEDVTVGIGQRLFEEMKPRWLRIGGYWYPRGGIPIDVFWQSAPPPEGLWLPDQGVQAYRGRG, encoded by the coding sequence ATGACTATGACCCCGAAGCATCTTGGCCAGTCTAGCGCCCTTCCCGCGTCGCCCGAGGAAGCGGTCCTGGACTATGTCCCCAATCCGCGCGCAGGCCAGCTCTACCTGGTGCGCTTCGCCGCGCCCGAATTCACCTCGCTTTGCCCGGTAACCGGACAGCCCGACTTCGCCCATCTGGTGATCGACTATGCGCCGATGGAATCGATCGTCGAATCCAAAAGTCTCAAGCTGTTTCTCGGCTCCTTCCGCAACCATTGCGGCTTCCATGAAGACGTCACCGTCGGCATCGGCCAGCGCCTGTTCGAGGAGATGAAACCGCGCTGGCTCAGGATTGGTGGCTACTGGTATCCGCGGGGCGGAATCCCGATCGACGTGTTCTGGCAGTCGGCCCCCCCGCCCGAAGGCCTGTGGCTTCCCGACCAAGGCGTCCAGGCCTACCGCGGCCGGGGCTAG
- a CDS encoding 2-dehydropantoate 2-reductase — translation MGGFVGGCWQAAGLDISFIGRPAFARDIARHGLVLSDYDGWSATLPAADVAYGIDPATLADADLIVLCVKSGATGDAARQVADHARPGTAVLSLQNGISNVDVLREILGPGFPVFRGMVPFNVAYLGNGQFHKGVAGQLYADDVPAMRQLSAAIGPSPAAVNLSQDMLGIAWGKLLINLNNAINALSGQPLLPELRNRGYRRVFAASMREGLTLLKSAGIRPAKVGAVGPRLLPWVIAAPDLLFNSLFLKGWKIDDRARSSMADDLARGRKTEVDFINGEVVGLAERLGRDAPVNRRIVALVNAAENGAGPLQPDALCRAALGRQR, via the coding sequence ATCGGCGGCTTCGTCGGCGGATGCTGGCAGGCCGCGGGGCTCGATATCAGCTTCATCGGCCGCCCCGCCTTTGCCCGCGACATTGCCCGCCATGGCCTTGTGCTAAGCGACTATGACGGCTGGTCCGCGACCTTGCCCGCCGCCGACGTGGCTTATGGCATCGATCCTGCCACGCTGGCGGATGCCGACCTCATCGTCCTGTGCGTCAAAAGCGGCGCGACCGGCGACGCCGCGCGGCAGGTCGCCGATCATGCCCGCCCCGGAACGGCTGTCCTCAGCCTCCAGAACGGCATCAGCAATGTCGATGTCCTGCGCGAAATCCTGGGACCAGGCTTCCCGGTCTTCCGCGGGATGGTGCCGTTCAATGTCGCCTATCTGGGCAACGGGCAATTTCACAAGGGCGTCGCAGGCCAGCTTTACGCCGACGATGTGCCCGCGATGCGCCAGCTCTCAGCGGCGATCGGCCCTTCCCCCGCGGCGGTGAACCTGTCGCAGGATATGCTCGGGATCGCCTGGGGCAAGCTGCTGATCAACCTCAACAATGCGATCAATGCCCTGTCGGGCCAGCCGCTGCTGCCCGAGCTGCGCAACCGCGGCTATCGCCGGGTCTTCGCGGCCTCGATGCGCGAGGGGCTGACGCTGCTAAAAAGTGCCGGGATCCGCCCCGCCAAGGTCGGCGCGGTCGGACCGCGGCTGTTACCCTGGGTGATCGCCGCGCCCGACCTGCTGTTCAATAGTTTGTTCCTGAAGGGCTGGAAGATCGATGACCGTGCCCGTTCGTCTATGGCCGACGACCTGGCGCGGGGCAGGAAGACCGAAGTCGACTTTATCAATGGCGAGGTCGTCGGACTGGCTGAACGGCTGGGCCGGGACGCGCCGGTCAACCGGCGGATCGTCGCGCTGGTGAACGCCGCCGAAAACGGTGCCGGTCCGCTTCAACCCGACGCGCTGTGCCGTGCCGCGCTAGGCCGCCAGCGGTAA
- a CDS encoding OPT family oligopeptide transporter, giving the protein MATAAASTTTALIRELTLRGVILGGLITLLFTAANVYLGLRIGITFATSIPAAVISMAILRYFQGSTIQENNIVQTIASAAGTLSAIIFVLPGLVMVGWWTGFPFWLSVAVIAIGGILGVMYSVPLRRALVTSGDLPYPEGVAAAEVLKVGAGVGGVEENKRGLAAILMSALVSAGFAILAQTRIVAAEAARAFKFGAGATSVSTSLSMALIGVGHLVGLGVGIAMLVGMITSWFVLVPWQTGLAGVAGATDLQALVGDTFRQKVRFIGAGTIGVAAVWTLLKIIGPIVKGVLGAIAANRARRAGQGAGLPITERDLPITIVVGTIIASMLPIGLLLAAFGQSGPVGSAMGGTLVVTILYILFAGVVIAAVCGYMAGLIGASNSPISGVGILAVLGISLILAALFPAVDASATQALVAFALFVTAIVFGIATISNDNLQDLKTGQLVGATPWRQQVALILGVLFGSVVIPPILTLLNDAFGFQGAPGAGANALAAPQAALISAIAQGVLGNNLDWGLIGLGAAIGVAACIADEMLRRSNKGMLPPLAVGMGIYLPMALTMLIPVGALIGHYYNRWAARAANPDFAERLGVLMATGLIVGESLFGVAFAAMVGATDSAAPLALVEEHGWAVPLGIALFAAAIAWLYLTTRKKAALPLAA; this is encoded by the coding sequence ATGGCGACCGCCGCGGCATCGACGACGACGGCCTTGATTCGCGAACTGACGCTGCGCGGCGTCATCCTCGGCGGGCTCATCACTCTCCTCTTCACGGCGGCTAATGTCTATCTCGGCCTGAGGATCGGCATCACCTTTGCCACCTCGATCCCGGCCGCGGTGATCTCAATGGCGATCCTGCGCTACTTCCAGGGATCGACGATCCAGGAAAACAATATCGTCCAGACCATCGCCTCCGCGGCAGGGACGTTGAGCGCGATCATTTTCGTCCTGCCCGGCCTGGTGATGGTCGGCTGGTGGACCGGTTTTCCCTTCTGGCTGTCGGTCGCGGTGATCGCCATCGGCGGCATATTGGGCGTCATGTATTCGGTGCCGCTGCGCCGGGCGCTGGTGACGTCGGGCGACCTTCCCTATCCCGAAGGAGTCGCCGCGGCGGAAGTGCTCAAAGTCGGCGCCGGCGTCGGCGGCGTCGAGGAGAACAAACGTGGCCTTGCGGCGATCCTGATGAGCGCGCTGGTGTCCGCCGGCTTCGCCATTCTCGCCCAGACCCGCATCGTCGCGGCCGAAGCCGCAAGAGCCTTCAAGTTCGGCGCCGGTGCGACGAGCGTGTCGACCAGCCTGTCGATGGCATTGATCGGCGTCGGACATCTGGTCGGGCTGGGCGTCGGCATCGCCATGCTGGTTGGAATGATCACCAGCTGGTTCGTGCTGGTCCCCTGGCAGACCGGACTGGCCGGCGTGGCGGGCGCCACCGACCTGCAGGCCCTGGTCGGCGATACCTTTCGGCAGAAGGTCCGCTTCATCGGCGCCGGGACGATCGGGGTCGCGGCAGTCTGGACCTTGCTCAAGATCATTGGTCCGATCGTGAAGGGCGTGCTGGGGGCGATCGCCGCCAATCGCGCCCGCCGCGCGGGTCAGGGCGCCGGCCTGCCGATCACCGAGCGCGACTTGCCGATCACCATCGTTGTCGGAACGATCATCGCCTCGATGCTGCCGATCGGCCTTCTGCTGGCGGCCTTCGGCCAGTCGGGACCGGTCGGCTCGGCAATGGGCGGAACGCTGGTCGTGACCATCCTTTACATCCTGTTCGCGGGCGTCGTGATCGCCGCGGTCTGCGGTTATATGGCGGGCCTGATCGGCGCGTCGAACAGCCCGATTTCAGGCGTCGGAATTCTCGCCGTGCTGGGCATCTCGTTGATCCTTGCCGCGCTGTTTCCAGCGGTCGACGCCAGCGCCACCCAGGCGCTGGTCGCCTTCGCGCTGTTCGTCACCGCTATCGTTTTCGGCATCGCCACCATTTCCAACGACAACCTCCAGGACCTCAAGACCGGACAGCTAGTCGGCGCGACGCCATGGCGGCAGCAGGTGGCGCTGATCCTCGGCGTCCTGTTCGGGTCCGTGGTCATTCCGCCGATCCTGACACTGCTCAACGACGCCTTCGGCTTCCAGGGTGCGCCGGGCGCGGGCGCCAACGCCCTTGCTGCCCCGCAGGCCGCGCTCATTTCGGCAATCGCGCAGGGCGTGCTCGGCAACAATCTCGACTGGGGGCTGATTGGCCTCGGCGCGGCGATCGGCGTCGCCGCCTGCATCGCCGACGAGATGCTGCGCCGGTCGAACAAGGGCATGCTTCCGCCGCTTGCGGTCGGCATGGGAATTTACCTGCCGATGGCCCTCACCATGCTGATCCCGGTCGGGGCGCTGATCGGCCATTATTACAATCGCTGGGCGGCGCGGGCGGCTAATCCCGATTTTGCCGAGCGGCTGGGTGTGCTGATGGCCACCGGCCTGATCGTCGGCGAAAGCCTTTTCGGTGTAGCCTTCGCCGCGATGGTCGGAGCGACCGACAGTGCGGCACCGCTGGCGCTGGTCGAGGAACATGGCTGGGCGGTGCCGCTCGGCATCGCGCTGTTCGCGGCAGCGATCGCCTGGCTTTACCTCACCACGCGAAAGAAGGCAGCGTTACCGCTGGCGGCCTAG
- a CDS encoding M20 metallopeptidase family protein, translating into MLSAETAAWLSRAKAEVSGLLDLRRAIHGDPELGLDCPRTRAKLERALAGLPLTFRHSDRCSGFVAVLEGARPGRTVLLRGDMDALPIHEATGLDFASKVAGRMHACGHDTHSAMLASAARLLCGRRDQITGQILFMFQPGEEGHHGARVMIEEGLLGNPLPDAAFALHVWPTLPHGAVACRAGAMLASTDTVMARIVGRGGHAAMPHEAIDPIPAASEIVLALQAEVARRNPVHDPIVLSITCINAGSAHNVLPDAVEMQGTLRALSAEGRERGRAAFDRVCTHVAAAHGCQAEISIVPGYPPTLNDPRAVALVRTIAGDAFRDLPSPSMGGEDFSYVLRKVPGAMAFLGVAAVGQESGHCAPLHNPAMIVDEAVLPQGVALHCAFATQFLDQGWG; encoded by the coding sequence ATGCTTTCCGCCGAAACCGCCGCATGGCTGTCGCGTGCCAAAGCCGAGGTTTCCGGACTGCTGGACCTGCGGCGGGCGATCCACGGCGATCCGGAATTGGGACTGGACTGCCCGCGCACTCGGGCCAAGCTTGAACGCGCCTTGGCGGGCTTGCCGCTGACCTTTCGCCATTCCGACCGTTGCAGCGGTTTCGTCGCCGTCCTCGAGGGTGCCAGGCCGGGCCGGACGGTCCTGCTGCGCGGTGACATGGACGCGCTTCCGATCCACGAAGCAACCGGTCTCGATTTTGCAAGCAAGGTCGCGGGACGGATGCATGCCTGCGGCCATGACACCCATTCGGCGATGCTGGCGTCGGCGGCGAGGCTGCTGTGCGGCAGGCGGGATCAGATCACTGGGCAAATCCTGTTCATGTTCCAGCCCGGCGAGGAGGGCCATCACGGCGCCCGGGTCATGATCGAGGAAGGACTCCTAGGAAACCCGCTGCCGGATGCCGCCTTCGCGCTCCATGTCTGGCCGACCCTGCCGCATGGCGCCGTCGCCTGCCGCGCCGGTGCGATGCTGGCGTCGACCGATACAGTGATGGCGCGGATTGTCGGCAGGGGTGGTCATGCCGCCATGCCGCACGAGGCGATCGACCCCATCCCCGCCGCCTCGGAGATTGTCCTGGCACTGCAGGCGGAGGTTGCGCGGCGCAACCCGGTGCATGACCCGATCGTGCTGTCGATCACCTGCATCAATGCCGGAAGCGCGCACAATGTTCTGCCCGACGCGGTCGAGATGCAGGGGACGCTGCGCGCCCTGTCAGCCGAGGGCCGGGAGCGGGGGCGGGCCGCGTTCGACCGGGTGTGCACCCATGTCGCCGCGGCGCACGGCTGCCAGGCCGAAATCTCGATCGTGCCCGGTTATCCGCCGACCCTCAACGATCCGCGCGCGGTCGCCTTGGTCCGGACCATCGCCGGCGACGCGTTTCGCGACTTGCCCTCTCCCAGCATGGGCGGTGAGGATTTCTCCTACGTCCTGCGCAAGGTGCCCGGCGCGATGGCCTTTCTCGGCGTCGCCGCGGTCGGGCAGGAAAGCGGTCACTGCGCGCCCTTGCACAATCCGGCAATGATCGTCGACGAGGCGGTCTTGCCCCAGGGGGTCGCGCTTCATTGCGCTTTCGCCACCCAATTCCTCGATCAGGGTTGGGGCTGA
- a CDS encoding nuclear transport factor 2 family protein — protein MVADAPCTDVRDLERDWRAALIAKDEAALRQLIHPQFKLVGIRSTGSVAVDLEQWIEALKRMDIASLDVRVTECVQLDQVIVATVDAQWQVRYLGQVIDERVLLTDVWVRGGGSWQVIRRHSSPVPPGVTID, from the coding sequence GTGGTCGCTGACGCACCTTGCACCGATGTGCGTGACCTTGAACGCGACTGGCGGGCGGCACTGATCGCCAAGGACGAAGCTGCGCTTCGCCAACTCATCCACCCGCAATTCAAGCTGGTCGGCATTCGCTCGACCGGCTCGGTCGCCGTCGACCTCGAACAGTGGATCGAAGCGCTGAAACGGATGGACATCGCCAGCCTCGACGTGCGCGTCACCGAATGCGTCCAGCTGGACCAGGTGATCGTCGCCACAGTCGATGCCCAGTGGCAGGTTCGCTACCTCGGCCAGGTGATCGACGAACGCGTGCTGCTGACCGATGTTTGGGTGCGCGGCGGAGGATCGTGGCAGGTGATCCGGCGTCACAGTTCCCCGGTCCCGCCCGGGGTCACAATCGATTGA
- a CDS encoding helicase HerA-like domain-containing protein, with protein MASQATSSIFVGAAKGGARPQRLELKRANRHGLIAGATGTGKTVTLQGIVEGLSNVGVPTFVADVKGDLAGLAMPGAATAKPHEAFTARAAEIGYQDWAYAGFPVQFWDLFAEQGHPVRTTVSEMGPLLLARLMNLNEVQEGVLTIAFHVADKEGLMLLDLDDLQAMLVHIGERADELTLEYGNVSKPSVGAIQRSLLQLRAQGGDHFFGEPALDLEDFLKIDENGQGIINILAADKLMASPRLYSTFLLWLLSELFEVLPEVGDSDKPKLAFFFDEAHLLFDDAPPALQDKVEQVVRLIRSKGVGVFFITQNPIDIPDDVAGQLGNRVQHALRAFTPRDQAAVKAAAETFRPNPDVDVTAAITELKVGEALVSLLQPDGSPSPVERTLIKPPRSRVGPLTAQERAILVQTDAIGAKYDLLLDRESAEEILKAKSDEAAAAAAAVAAKSEAQKAAALQAKQDALAAKEEARAKAVEERLRIQQMREEERRRKELEREEARRAREAAKPTMADKMIQSAGRSIASSVGRQIGNSLLRGIFGGLKRGR; from the coding sequence ATGGCCAGTCAGGCGACGAGCAGCATCTTTGTCGGCGCCGCCAAAGGCGGTGCAAGGCCGCAGCGGCTTGAGCTCAAGCGAGCCAACCGGCACGGCCTGATCGCCGGCGCGACTGGGACCGGCAAGACCGTCACCCTGCAGGGCATAGTCGAAGGACTGTCGAACGTAGGTGTCCCGACATTCGTCGCCGACGTGAAAGGTGACCTGGCCGGTCTCGCAATGCCCGGCGCGGCTACCGCCAAGCCACACGAGGCCTTCACCGCCCGTGCTGCCGAGATCGGCTATCAGGACTGGGCCTATGCCGGTTTCCCGGTCCAGTTCTGGGACCTGTTCGCCGAACAAGGCCATCCTGTCCGCACGACCGTTAGCGAGATGGGGCCCCTTTTGCTCGCCCGGCTGATGAACCTCAACGAGGTGCAGGAGGGCGTGCTTACCATCGCCTTCCATGTCGCCGACAAGGAGGGGCTGATGCTCCTCGATCTCGACGATCTGCAGGCGATGCTTGTCCATATCGGTGAGCGGGCCGACGAGCTGACGCTTGAATATGGCAATGTGTCCAAACCGTCGGTCGGTGCGATCCAGCGCTCGCTGCTCCAGTTGCGCGCCCAGGGCGGAGACCATTTCTTCGGCGAACCGGCACTCGATCTAGAAGATTTCCTAAAGATCGACGAAAACGGCCAGGGGATCATCAACATCCTCGCCGCCGACAAGCTGATGGCCTCTCCGCGGCTCTATTCGACCTTCCTGCTCTGGCTCCTGTCGGAACTGTTCGAAGTCCTCCCCGAGGTTGGCGACAGCGACAAGCCCAAGCTGGCCTTCTTCTTCGACGAAGCTCATTTGCTGTTCGACGACGCGCCGCCCGCCTTGCAGGATAAGGTAGAACAGGTCGTCCGCCTGATCCGATCGAAAGGCGTTGGCGTTTTTTTCATCACCCAGAACCCGATCGACATTCCCGACGATGTCGCGGGCCAGCTGGGCAACCGGGTGCAGCATGCGCTGCGCGCTTTCACCCCGCGCGACCAGGCGGCGGTAAAGGCGGCGGCCGAGACTTTCCGGCCCAACCCCGACGTCGATGTCACCGCAGCGATTACCGAGCTGAAAGTCGGCGAGGCGCTGGTCTCGCTACTCCAGCCCGATGGCTCCCCCTCGCCGGTCGAGCGCACGTTGATCAAGCCGCCGAGATCGCGGGTTGGCCCACTCACCGCCCAGGAACGCGCGATCCTCGTGCAGACGGACGCGATTGGCGCCAAATATGACCTGCTGCTCGACCGCGAAAGCGCGGAGGAAATCTTAAAAGCCAAGAGTGATGAGGCTGCCGCCGCCGCCGCGGCCGTCGCGGCGAAAAGCGAGGCGCAAAAGGCAGCCGCACTCCAGGCCAAGCAGGACGCGCTGGCCGCGAAAGAAGAGGCGCGTGCAAAGGCCGTCGAGGAGCGGCTTCGGATCCAGCAGATGCGCGAGGAAGAACGCCGCCGCAAGGAGCTGGAACGAGAAGAAGCGCGACGCGCTCGCGAGGCGGCGAAGCCGACAATGGCCGACAAGATGATCCAGTCGGCGGGACGGTCAATCGCCTCCTCGGTCGGTCGCCAGATCGGCAATTCCCTGCTGCGCGGCATTTTCGGAGGACTGAAGCGTGGTCGCTGA
- a CDS encoding Do family serine endopeptidase produces MSSTKEFRPVRYAYGVAMALLLGGTAFSVATGQAGAQVAQNAPSAMVPRAGAPSSFSDLAARLAPAVVNISTKQRVPVRRQVDPFEEFFRRFGGQAPQGQGQGQETPQTRETGSLGSGFIISPDGYIVTNNHLIQGANGQGTVDSITITLSDRKEYPARVIGRDSASDLALLKIEGSNLPYVNWGDSNRARVGDWIVAIGNPYGLGGTVTAGIISALHRGITGAGAYDRYIQTDASINMGNSGGPMFDMAGNVIGVNSALISPTGASVGIGLAIPAEAAKPVIDALRRGQRPERGYLGVGLQPLEESIAASLGLPKERGELVRSVVPGGPAARAGMQQGDVIVKVNGQDVTPDETASYIIANTTVGSRVPIEVIRDGRRRILQVQVGQRPTEEELARQSGAVTDQDQALGEEAPVAPGTALGLSMQPLNPQIIRALNLPTDVRGVVITSIEASSDAAQKGLRRGDVIMSVNRQPVTAPAQVLAAVEAARRAGRTSVLLLVKRGQAPEAFVGVDIATR; encoded by the coding sequence ATGAGTTCGACGAAGGAGTTTCGACCCGTGCGTTATGCCTATGGGGTCGCAATGGCCCTGCTACTCGGAGGTACGGCATTTTCCGTCGCGACCGGCCAGGCCGGTGCGCAAGTGGCGCAAAACGCGCCGTCCGCAATGGTCCCGCGGGCCGGCGCGCCGTCCTCTTTTTCTGACCTGGCCGCGCGGCTCGCGCCTGCAGTGGTCAATATTTCGACCAAGCAGCGGGTCCCGGTACGGCGCCAGGTCGACCCGTTCGAGGAATTTTTCCGCCGCTTCGGCGGACAGGCGCCGCAAGGCCAGGGCCAGGGGCAGGAAACGCCCCAGACGCGCGAAACCGGTTCGCTCGGCTCGGGCTTCATCATCTCGCCTGACGGCTACATCGTCACCAACAATCACCTGATTCAGGGTGCGAACGGCCAGGGCACGGTCGACAGCATCACCATCACCCTGTCCGACCGCAAGGAATATCCGGCCCGGGTGATCGGTCGCGACAGCGCTTCCGACCTTGCCCTGCTGAAGATCGAGGGGTCGAACCTGCCCTACGTCAACTGGGGCGATTCGAACCGTGCGCGCGTCGGCGACTGGATCGTCGCGATCGGCAATCCCTACGGGCTCGGCGGAACGGTTACTGCCGGCATCATCTCCGCCCTTCATCGCGGGATCACGGGCGCCGGTGCCTACGACCGCTACATCCAGACCGATGCCAGCATCAACATGGGCAATTCGGGCGGTCCGATGTTCGACATGGCCGGCAATGTGATCGGCGTGAACTCGGCCCTGATCAGCCCGACCGGCGCAAGCGTCGGCATCGGCCTGGCCATCCCCGCCGAAGCGGCCAAGCCGGTGATCGACGCGCTGCGCCGCGGCCAGCGTCCGGAGCGCGGCTATCTTGGTGTCGGCCTCCAGCCACTTGAAGAAAGCATCGCCGCCAGCCTTGGCCTTCCCAAGGAGCGGGGCGAACTTGTCCGGTCGGTCGTTCCCGGCGGCCCGGCTGCACGCGCCGGCATGCAGCAGGGCGACGTGATCGTGAAGGTCAACGGCCAAGACGTGACGCCGGACGAGACCGCAAGCTACATCATTGCCAACACCACCGTTGGCAGTCGCGTGCCGATCGAGGTTATCCGCGACGGCCGCCGCCGGATCCTGCAAGTGCAGGTCGGCCAGCGCCCGACCGAGGAAGAATTGGCCCGCCAATCGGGTGCGGTGACCGACCAGGACCAGGCACTGGGCGAGGAAGCGCCGGTCGCGCCCGGGACCGCACTCGGCCTTTCGATGCAGCCGCTCAACCCGCAGATCATTCGCGCGCTCAACCTGCCGACGGATGTTCGCGGGGTCGTGATCACCTCAATTGAGGCGAGCAGCGACGCCGCCCAGAAAGGCCTTCGGCGCGGGGACGTGATCATGTCGGTCAACCGGCAGCCGGTCACTGCACCGGCGCAGGTGCTGGCCGCTGTCGAAGCCGCGCGTCGCGCCGGCCGCACCAGCGTGCTTCTGCTGGTCAAGCGCGGACAGGCTCCCGAGGCCTTCGTCGGGGTCGATATCGCCACCCGCTAA
- the hflC gene encoding protease modulator HflC, whose product MIAIVRNHPVAAAVIGFVLLLVSFTTVSIVPETQQGVVARFGKPVRIINRYKEGDRFGGPGAGLAVRIPFAENIVWIDKRVRDIDMERQQVLSTDQLRLEVDAFARYRVVDPLRMYIAATSVDRVELALRPILGSQLRNELGKRPFASLLSPEREGAMENIKAGLGRVARQYGVEIVDVRIKKADLPDGTPLQSAYARMMTARRQEARSIRAEGAKRAQIIRAEADAEAAQTYAAAFGKDPQFYDFYRAMQSYQTTFLGDGQTKPAETNIILSPTNEYLKEFTGR is encoded by the coding sequence ATGATCGCAATCGTTCGCAATCATCCCGTCGCCGCGGCGGTGATCGGCTTCGTGCTGCTTCTGGTCAGCTTCACGACCGTATCGATCGTGCCGGAAACGCAGCAGGGCGTGGTCGCCCGCTTCGGCAAGCCGGTACGGATCATCAACCGCTATAAGGAAGGCGACAGATTCGGTGGACCCGGCGCCGGGCTCGCGGTGCGCATTCCATTCGCCGAAAATATCGTGTGGATCGACAAGCGCGTGCGCGACATCGACATGGAACGGCAGCAGGTGCTGTCGACCGACCAGTTGCGGCTGGAGGTCGATGCTTTCGCCCGTTACCGCGTCGTCGACCCGCTACGTATGTATATCGCCGCGACCTCGGTCGACCGGGTGGAACTGGCGCTTCGCCCGATCCTCGGCTCCCAGCTTCGCAACGAGCTGGGCAAGCGGCCCTTCGCCTCGCTGCTTTCCCCCGAACGCGAAGGCGCGATGGAGAATATCAAGGCGGGGCTCGGCCGCGTCGCCCGCCAATATGGCGTCGAGATCGTCGACGTGCGGATCAAGAAGGCCGACCTTCCGGACGGAACGCCGCTGCAGTCGGCCTATGCCCGGATGATGACCGCGCGTCGCCAGGAAGCGCGGTCGATCCGTGCCGAGGGAGCAAAGCGGGCGCAGATCATCCGCGCGGAGGCAGATGCCGAGGCGGCGCAGACCTATGCCGCGGCGTTCGGCAAGGATCCGCAGTTCTACGACTTTTATCGCGCCATGCAGTCCTACCAGACGACCTTCCTGGGCGATGGCCAGACGAAGCCTGCTGAGACCAACATCATCCTGTCGCCGACCAATGAATATTTGAAGGAATTCACTGGACGATAG
- the hflK gene encoding FtsH protease activity modulator HflK yields the protein MTIFSGWAARGRAFFSDNKGPWGAPPGSGGDEPPPGNEPSGPWGGTPRKGPRPQVNSLDEFLKRSRGRIGGGGGGFNFGGVPDRSLYAWAIIGIATLWLLFTTMHRIAPEERGVVTRFGRYSHTLSPGIGLTLPSPIDRVQKVNVEEIRPIDLGSAAEETLMLTGDQNIIDIAYQVRWNIRDPEQYLFELATPEDTIRQVAESSMRMIVGQVSLQDAIGNKRGDIEARVAEEMQQTLDSYRAGVVIQGVAIKQADPPAAVNDAFKDVTAAQQDAQSYINDANAYAQQLSQKAQGEATAFDKVYEQYRLAPEVTKRRMYYETMERVLQGVDKTIVEMPGVTPYLPLNELRKSAPREGAAQ from the coding sequence ATGACGATATTCTCCGGGTGGGCAGCACGAGGACGCGCCTTCTTCAGTGACAACAAGGGACCTTGGGGCGCGCCGCCGGGGTCGGGCGGCGACGAGCCGCCTCCGGGCAATGAGCCCTCGGGCCCCTGGGGCGGCACGCCGCGCAAAGGTCCGCGGCCACAGGTCAATTCGCTCGACGAATTTTTGAAGCGCAGCCGCGGCCGGATTGGTGGCGGCGGGGGCGGATTCAATTTTGGCGGCGTCCCGGACCGTTCGCTTTATGCTTGGGCGATCATCGGCATCGCCACGCTGTGGCTTTTGTTCACCACCATGCACCGCATCGCGCCCGAAGAGCGCGGGGTGGTCACCCGTTTCGGTCGCTACAGCCATACGCTGTCCCCCGGCATCGGCCTGACTCTACCGTCGCCGATCGACCGGGTGCAGAAGGTCAATGTCGAGGAAATTCGTCCGATCGACCTCGGTTCGGCCGCCGAAGAAACGCTGATGCTGACGGGCGACCAGAATATCATCGACATCGCCTACCAAGTGCGCTGGAACATCCGCGATCCCGAACAATATCTGTTCGAGCTGGCGACTCCCGAGGACACGATCCGCCAAGTAGCCGAAAGTTCGATGCGGATGATCGTTGGCCAGGTCAGCCTGCAGGACGCGATCGGCAACAAGCGCGGCGACATCGAAGCCCGCGTCGCCGAGGAAATGCAGCAGACGCTCGACAGCTATCGCGCCGGCGTGGTGATCCAGGGCGTGGCGATCAAGCAGGCCGACCCGCCGGCAGCGGTCAACGACGCCTTCAAGGACGTTACCGCCGCCCAGCAGGATGCGCAAAGCTATATCAACGATGCGAACGCCTACGCCCAGCAGCTCAGTCAGAAGGCCCAGGGCGAAGCGACCGCGTTCGACAAGGTCTATGAACAATATCGGCTTGCACCGGAGGTGACCAAGCGCCGCATGTATTATGAAACGATGGAGCGCGTCCTCCAGGGCGTCGACAAGACGATCGTCGAGATGCCCGGCGTCACGCCATATTTGCCGCTTAACGAGCTGCGCAAAAGCGCTCCGCGCGAAGGAGCGGCCCAATGA